The following are from one region of the Bacteroidales bacterium genome:
- a CDS encoding M23 family metallopeptidase: MKRSLRIKILIIISVISISLKAQDYDKKYFRSPVDIPIRLVGNFGEIRPNHFHSGIDIKVPCSGVKLFAAADGYVSRIRKSPGGYGNALYINHPNGLMTVYGHMQKFNSKLEEYTEKIQYELNKFEFTMYPDSNEFPVKKGELIGYAGNTGRSYGPHLHFEIRETEKDVPVNPLYFNFNIKDNIKPKIFELIAYPIGDNSTVNGSHKKQKIKIFKGKRGYYINKIIHFSGEIGFSIRSYDYLNGVKNTQGIYSVKMEYDGKSKYSHKFDKISFYDTRYINSFIDYQERQINRKKFQKCFIEPGNKLDIYDKSLGSGIIKYEDNNVHFVKITASDFYNNSVNISFKIKGTEATVNNNQIKEKFFYNEDNYLVKEDFRAYLKKGSLYDNTEIDYKILPEINGLYSKTYQLNSHFIPIHDKMHIAIRSEDVPKELIAKALIIYIDKTGKYIPLGGNYLTGFIAARSKNFGKFAIAVDNTPPTITIEKPNSDNDYSAKKKISFIINDNLSGINNYYAEIDGRKIIFEYDEKNNRISYTFDNHILFNKKHKLIITVFDKKNNKSVFETNFFK; the protein is encoded by the coding sequence ATGAAACGTTCATTAAGAATTAAAATTTTAATAATAATCTCTGTAATAAGTATATCTCTAAAAGCACAAGATTACGATAAAAAATATTTTCGATCTCCGGTTGATATACCGATAAGATTAGTCGGCAATTTCGGAGAAATAAGACCAAATCATTTTCATTCCGGTATAGATATAAAAGTACCTTGTTCCGGTGTTAAATTATTCGCTGCTGCCGACGGATATGTTTCCAGAATAAGAAAATCTCCCGGAGGATACGGAAACGCTTTGTATATAAATCATCCGAACGGCTTAATGACTGTTTACGGGCATATGCAAAAATTCAACAGTAAACTTGAAGAATACACAGAAAAAATTCAATATGAATTAAATAAGTTTGAATTCACAATGTATCCCGACTCAAATGAATTTCCGGTAAAAAAAGGAGAACTTATAGGTTATGCAGGTAATACCGGAAGATCTTACGGTCCGCATCTGCATTTTGAAATAAGAGAAACTGAAAAAGATGTTCCTGTTAATCCTTTATATTTTAATTTTAATATTAAAGATAACATAAAACCAAAAATATTTGAACTTATTGCCTACCCTATTGGAGATAACAGTACTGTAAACGGTTCTCACAAAAAGCAGAAAATAAAAATTTTTAAAGGGAAAAGAGGGTATTATATAAACAAAATTATTCATTTTTCCGGCGAAATCGGTTTTTCAATTCGTTCTTATGATTATTTAAACGGCGTAAAAAATACACAAGGTATATATTCCGTAAAGATGGAATATGACGGTAAATCGAAATATTCACATAAGTTTGATAAAATAAGTTTTTATGACACAAGATATATAAACAGTTTTATTGATTATCAAGAGAGGCAGATTAACAGAAAAAAATTTCAAAAATGTTTCATAGAACCCGGCAATAAACTTGATATCTATGATAAAAGTTTGGGTTCGGGAATTATTAAATATGAAGATAACAATGTTCATTTTGTCAAAATTACAGCTTCTGACTTTTATAATAACAGTGTGAATATATCGTTTAAAATAAAGGGAACTGAAGCTACTGTAAATAATAATCAAATTAAAGAAAAGTTTTTTTATAATGAAGATAACTATCTTGTGAAAGAGGATTTCAGAGCATATTTAAAAAAAGGTTCTTTGTATGATAACACAGAAATTGATTATAAAATTTTGCCCGAAATAAACGGTCTGTATTCAAAAACATACCAATTAAACTCACATTTCATACCTATCCACGATAAAATGCATATTGCAATCAGATCTGAAGATGTTCCTAAAGAACTTATTGCAAAAGCTTTAATTATTTATATAGATAAAACCGGGAAATATATACCGCTGGGAGGCAATTATCTAACCGGTTTTATTGCCGCAAGAAGTAAGAATTTCGGGAAGTTTGCAATTGCTGTTGATAATACACCTCCTACCATAACAATAGAGAAGCCTAATTCTGATAATGATTATTCCGCAAAGAAAAAAATTTCATTTATTATTAATGATAATTTATCCGGAATAAATAACTATTATGCAGAAATTGACGGAAGAAAAATAATATTTGAATATGACGAAAAAAATAACAGAATCAGTTATACTTTTGATAATCATATATTATTTAACAAAAAACATAAATTAATAATTACTGTATTTGATAAAAAAAATAATAAATCTGTTTTTGAAACAAATTTTTTTAAGTAG
- a CDS encoding D-2-hydroxyacid dehydrogenase translates to MKAVLLDKATIGNDVSLQEIENQCKLISYNTTDAKEVLQRISDADIIITNKVVIGKEEMDIAGNLKLICVAATGYNNIDIEEAKKRNIVVANVKGYSTESVAQTIFGFIFTIMNSIIAVSNDIKKGLWQQSPVFTMLNHPFIELKGKKLGIIGYGSIGKRVAEIGKVMGMDILISESLESQKKDPTRLSFNDLLQQSDIITIHTPLTDKTKDLITAKELKLMKNSAILINAARGGIINEQNLYEALVNKEIRYTATDVLTQEPPKDDNILFKAPNIMITPHIAWTSFEARQKLVEGISNNIKLFTAGKSNEINLCKFV, encoded by the coding sequence ATGAAAGCTGTATTATTAGACAAAGCAACAATAGGAAATGATGTTTCATTGCAGGAGATTGAAAATCAGTGCAAATTAATTTCATATAATACAACTGATGCAAAAGAAGTATTGCAAAGAATTTCTGATGCAGATATTATCATCACAAACAAAGTTGTTATAGGAAAAGAAGAAATGGATATTGCCGGTAATCTAAAACTAATTTGTGTTGCCGCCACCGGATATAATAATATTGACATTGAAGAAGCAAAAAAAAGGAATATAGTTGTAGCAAATGTTAAAGGATATTCAACAGAATCAGTTGCCCAAACTATTTTCGGTTTCATTTTTACCATCATGAATTCTATAATTGCTGTTTCTAATGATATAAAAAAAGGATTATGGCAACAATCTCCCGTATTTACCATGCTGAATCATCCGTTCATTGAACTGAAAGGAAAAAAATTGGGCATTATCGGCTATGGATCTATTGGAAAACGTGTTGCTGAAATAGGGAAAGTTATGGGGATGGATATTTTAATTTCAGAAAGTTTGGAAAGTCAAAAGAAAGATCCTACTCGACTATCTTTCAATGATTTATTGCAACAATCTGATATCATAACAATTCACACACCACTGACTGACAAAACAAAAGATTTGATAACAGCAAAAGAATTGAAATTAATGAAAAACTCTGCTATACTAATTAATGCTGCAAGAGGCGGGATTATAAATGAACAAAATCTTTATGAAGCACTCGTAAATAAAGAAATAAGATATACAGCCACTGATGTTTTAACACAAGAACCGCCAAAAGACGATAATATTCTGTTTAAAGCACCGAATATTATGATTACACCGCATATTGCATGGACTTCTTTTGAAGCAAGACAAAAATTAGTTGAAGGTATTAGTAACAATATTAAATTATTTACAGCCGGGAAAAGTAATGAAATAAATCTTTGCAAATTTGTTTAA
- a CDS encoding ATP-binding protein, with amino-acid sequence MLTYNQLIQIIIDSTKLTIEGIERNLEVEINQVLYKPKPLKVITGIRRSGKSFLLKRLYRTLIKNKIPSENILFLNFEDDRLNNYLSINKLRNIYELFISSVQKDKAVYLFLDEIQNISNWEKFIRTIYDNTDNHIFITGSNAQLLSKEFSSTLGGRLLEYTLYPFSFNEILNTKKLPFNNAFKLAENKNSINKTLIEYLNYGGLFETFNLPDEAKITYRKSLIDKIIINDIVSRYKLESVELLQNILHFLEKNAGNIISYRKIANVAQSNENTVEKYVSYLENAFIIGKLKKFSWKTKSVFDINKKFYFTDNIFCMYADIEDKLENICYLHLIRKYGQQNIFLGRDDKGKEIDFVVKRTDDSLLAVQVCYELNDNNLKREISSLNLLKKHINNPENEYRIITMYNILTKPITEKIEIINLIDFLLE; translated from the coding sequence ATGCTTACTTATAACCAACTTATTCAAATAATTATTGATAGTACAAAGTTAACAATTGAAGGTATTGAACGTAATCTTGAGGTTGAAATAAATCAAGTTCTTTATAAGCCTAAACCTTTAAAGGTAATTACAGGTATAAGAAGAAGCGGAAAATCTTTTTTGTTAAAACGACTTTACAGAACTCTAATAAAAAACAAAATACCCTCTGAAAATATTTTATTTCTGAATTTTGAAGATGACAGGTTGAACAATTATCTTTCAATTAATAAATTACGAAATATATATGAGTTATTTATATCATCTGTTCAAAAAGATAAAGCTGTTTATTTATTTTTAGACGAAATTCAGAATATCAGCAATTGGGAAAAGTTTATACGTACAATTTATGACAATACTGATAATCATATATTTATTACAGGTTCAAATGCACAATTATTATCAAAAGAATTTTCGAGTACTCTTGGCGGAAGATTGCTTGAATATACATTGTATCCTTTTTCATTCAACGAAATTTTGAATACAAAAAAACTTCCTTTTAATAATGCTTTTAAATTAGCTGAAAATAAAAACAGTATTAACAAAACACTTATTGAATATTTAAATTACGGTGGTTTATTTGAAACATTCAATTTACCTGATGAAGCAAAAATTACTTACAGAAAATCTTTGATTGATAAAATAATTATAAATGATATTGTTTCGAGGTATAAATTAGAATCTGTAGAATTATTACAAAACATTTTACACTTTCTTGAGAAAAATGCCGGTAATATTATTAGTTACAGAAAAATAGCAAATGTGGCTCAATCTAATGAAAATACTGTTGAAAAATATGTTTCTTATTTAGAAAATGCTTTTATAATTGGAAAATTAAAGAAATTTTCTTGGAAAACAAAAAGTGTATTTGATATAAATAAAAAATTTTATTTTACGGATAATATTTTTTGTATGTATGCTGATATTGAAGATAAATTAGAAAATATTTGTTACTTGCATCTTATCCGAAAATACGGACAACAGAATATTTTTTTGGGAAGAGATGATAAAGGAAAAGAAATTGATTTTGTTGTAAAAAGAACAGACGACAGTTTGTTAGCCGTGCAAGTTTGTTACGAGTTAAACGATAATAATTTAAAAAGAGAAATTTCAAGTTTAAATTTATTAAAGAAGCATATAAATAATCCTGAAAACGAATATCGAATAATTACGATGTATAATATACTTACAAAACCAATTACAGAGAAAATTGAAATTATTAATCTAATTGATTTTTTATTGGAATAA
- a CDS encoding BatD family protein: protein MMKKSILLIIFISSFNVLIAQRASFEKDEIFIGDQIELILEIPKNIGNDILFPVFENVIIEGIEILETSEVEFIEPENLLRQTYVITSFEDSLFLLYPFEFKVDNKIIKTNPLRLQVSYYKPDSILMSKIDTTGKLRIVDIKPPVETPMTFKEFINRFGIYIIAFLIVVILIFVVRYFYKKRKDNKLVFTKPKPKIPVHVHTLEQLKVLKKKELHKKEILKPFYTELSFIIRSYIENRFKIEALESITNEIIDEFSKTEFANDETISKLEELLSLSDLVKFAKNRPNEHENELMIEYAFSFVNLTKQEELAEQEIKNQEII from the coding sequence ATGATGAAAAAATCAATTTTACTTATCATTTTTATATCAAGCTTTAATGTTCTTATTGCTCAAAGGGCTTCATTTGAAAAAGACGAAATTTTTATCGGAGATCAAATTGAATTAATTCTTGAAATACCAAAAAATATCGGTAATGATATTCTTTTTCCTGTATTTGAAAATGTAATAATTGAAGGTATTGAGATTCTTGAAACTTCTGAAGTCGAATTTATTGAGCCGGAAAATCTGTTAAGGCAGACATATGTAATTACATCTTTTGAAGATTCGTTGTTTTTATTGTACCCGTTTGAATTTAAGGTTGATAATAAGATTATTAAAACAAATCCTTTAAGATTGCAAGTATCATATTATAAACCTGATTCAATATTAATGAGTAAAATTGATACAACAGGTAAATTAAGAATTGTTGATATAAAACCTCCCGTAGAAACTCCGATGACATTTAAAGAGTTTATTAACAGATTCGGAATATATATTATTGCATTTCTGATTGTTGTGATATTAATTTTTGTAGTAAGATATTTTTATAAAAAAAGAAAAGATAATAAACTTGTATTCACTAAACCAAAACCAAAGATTCCTGTGCATGTACATACTTTAGAACAACTTAAGGTATTAAAAAAGAAAGAATTACATAAAAAGGAAATATTAAAGCCGTTTTACACCGAATTAAGTTTTATTATTCGATCTTATATTGAAAACAGATTCAAAATTGAGGCTTTGGAGTCAATTACAAATGAGATTATTGATGAATTCAGTAAAACAGAATTTGCAAATGATGAAACAATAAGTAAACTTGAAGAACTTCTTTCTTTGTCTGATTTAGTAAAGTTTGCAAAGAACAGACCAAATGAGCATGAAAACGAATTAATGATTGAATATGCGTTTTCTTTTGTGAATTTGACCAAACAAGAAGAACTTGCTGAACAAGAAATTAAAAATCAAGAAATAATTTAA
- a CDS encoding VWA domain-containing protein, with protein sequence MNLFQFKNPEYFWLLSVLPILLVLYLFSQYFKKRAISRFSNERLFLRLIPDYSKYRIIFKYILLSIALFFMIIALTRPQSGSKIKTETNKNREIIIALDVSNSMLAEDVVPNRLKRAKQIITDLFRNNPADRFGLIVFAGDAFVQIPVTTSISSIDVFLESVSTETVPVQGTNISKAIEMGIALFDKTSNSEKLILILTDGENHEQKAIDAAKTALDKGIIVSTVGIGKKSSTPIPDPVTGEYKKKDNKVVLTKLNDILLTQIANAGGGQYFETGNFTSDVRKIQSQIDNLGSINGETEIEEYADLFKYFIVIALFFLLIEFCLLEKRNQKLSNLRIFK encoded by the coding sequence ATGAATCTGTTTCAATTTAAAAATCCTGAATATTTTTGGCTTCTGTCGGTATTGCCTATTCTTTTAGTATTGTATCTTTTTTCTCAATATTTTAAAAAAAGAGCAATAAGCAGATTTAGTAACGAAAGATTGTTTTTAAGGTTAATACCCGATTACTCAAAATATCGAATTATATTTAAATACATTCTGCTTAGCATCGCTTTATTTTTTATGATTATTGCATTAACAAGGCCTCAATCCGGAAGCAAGATTAAAACAGAAACAAATAAAAACAGAGAGATCATAATTGCTTTGGACGTATCAAACAGTATGTTGGCTGAAGATGTTGTACCAAATCGTTTGAAAAGAGCAAAACAAATTATTACTGACTTGTTCCGAAATAATCCGGCAGACAGATTCGGTTTAATTGTTTTTGCAGGTGATGCTTTTGTCCAAATACCCGTAACAACAAGTATATCTTCTATTGATGTTTTTTTAGAATCTGTTAGTACAGAGACCGTTCCGGTGCAAGGAACTAATATTTCCAAAGCAATTGAAATGGGAATTGCACTGTTTGACAAAACATCAAACAGTGAAAAATTAATTTTAATATTAACCGATGGTGAAAATCACGAACAAAAGGCAATTGATGCCGCTAAAACGGCATTAGACAAAGGGATTATAGTTTCCACTGTAGGAATAGGTAAGAAAAGTTCAACTCCGATTCCTGATCCGGTAACGGGTGAATATAAAAAGAAAGATAATAAGGTAGTATTAACAAAACTGAATGATATTTTATTAACCCAAATTGCTAATGCCGGCGGAGGACAGTATTTTGAAACAGGGAACTTTACTTCGGATGTCAGAAAAATCCAATCTCAAATTGATAATCTCGGAAGTATTAACGGAGAAACTGAAATTGAGGAATATGCTGACCTTTTCAAGTATTTTATTGTCATTGCACTATTCTTTCTGCTTATTGAGTTCTGTCTTCTTGAAAAGAGAAATCAAAAATTGTCTAATTTGAGGATTTTCAAGTGA
- a CDS encoding acetate--CoA ligase family protein: MINQQLLNPKSIAVIGGSDDVRKPGGKILLNLIKGNFKGKLYVSNPKSDNVQGLKSYKDLNELPETDLAILAIPAKFCVDAVKILANDKNTKAFIIISAGFSETSEQGAIIEQEIVDIINSVNGVLIGPNGIGVLTPNYHGVFTSPIPKLDPQGVDFVSGSGATAVFIMELGIPNGLTFASVYSVGNSAQTGVEEVLEYIDINYKEGVSPKIKLLYLEQIDKPQKLLKHASSLIRKGCKIAAVKAGSSDAGSRAASSHTGALASSDVAVDALFKKAGIVRCYGRQELITVACVFMHPELKGKNIGIITHAGGPAVMLTDALEKGGLNVPEIEGKKADKLLEKLYPGSSVANPIDFLATGSAEQLADIIDYCENEFKEIDAAAVIFGTPGLSKVFDAYDVIDEKMKTCKKPIYPILPSLNEAKEEIEAFISKNRVFFPEEVLLGNALSKVFYTQKPAEINIQLPEVNTKTIRNIIDTSDSGYLEPEKVQQLLDASGINRAKEFVSETLEDALQKVKEINFPVVMKVVGPVHKSDVGGVVLNIKNEEQLSKEFKRMIQIKDTTAILMQPMLSGTELFAGAKYEDKFGHLVLAGMGGIFIEVFKDVSSVLSPVSKKEAEKMIKSLKSYKLIEGTRGQEGINQEKFADIIIRLSALLEAAPEITEMDLNPLLGTLKDVIAVDARIRIER; the protein is encoded by the coding sequence ATGATAAACCAACAATTACTAAATCCGAAAAGCATTGCCGTAATAGGCGGTTCTGATGATGTTCGTAAACCGGGCGGAAAAATTTTACTGAATTTAATTAAGGGAAATTTTAAAGGCAAGTTATATGTATCAAATCCGAAAAGCGATAATGTTCAAGGATTAAAATCATATAAAGATTTAAACGAACTTCCTGAAACAGATTTGGCAATTCTGGCAATTCCGGCAAAATTTTGTGTTGATGCTGTTAAAATACTTGCAAACGATAAAAACACAAAAGCATTTATTATTATTTCTGCCGGTTTTAGCGAAACAAGTGAACAAGGTGCAATAATTGAACAAGAAATTGTTGATATTATTAATTCTGTGAACGGAGTATTAATAGGGCCTAACGGAATAGGTGTATTAACACCCAATTATCACGGTGTGTTCACCTCTCCCATTCCGAAATTAGACCCGCAAGGTGTTGACTTTGTTTCCGGTTCAGGAGCAACCGCAGTTTTTATAATGGAACTCGGTATTCCTAACGGATTAACATTTGCAAGTGTTTATTCGGTAGGAAACAGTGCGCAAACAGGTGTAGAGGAAGTTTTAGAATATATTGATATTAATTATAAAGAAGGAGTCAGTCCGAAAATAAAACTTCTGTATTTGGAGCAAATTGATAAGCCGCAAAAGTTGTTAAAACATGCAAGTTCATTAATTCGCAAAGGATGCAAAATTGCAGCCGTTAAAGCCGGAAGTTCTGATGCGGGAAGTCGTGCTGCATCTTCACACACAGGTGCTTTGGCAAGTTCGGATGTTGCTGTTGATGCATTATTTAAAAAAGCGGGCATTGTTCGTTGTTACGGAAGACAAGAATTAATTACAGTTGCTTGTGTATTTATGCATCCTGAACTGAAAGGAAAAAACATCGGAATTATTACACATGCAGGCGGTCCGGCAGTTATGCTTACCGATGCTCTTGAAAAAGGGGGTCTGAATGTTCCTGAAATTGAAGGAAAAAAAGCAGATAAACTTCTTGAAAAATTATATCCGGGTTCATCAGTTGCAAATCCCATAGATTTTTTGGCAACAGGTTCAGCAGAACAATTGGCAGATATTATTGATTATTGCGAAAATGAATTTAAAGAAATTGATGCTGCGGCTGTCATATTCGGCACACCGGGTTTAAGCAAAGTATTTGATGCTTATGATGTTATTGATGAAAAAATGAAGACATGCAAAAAGCCGATTTACCCTATTCTGCCGTCTTTAAACGAAGCAAAAGAAGAAATTGAAGCTTTTATCTCAAAAAACAGGGTTTTCTTTCCGGAAGAAGTATTACTCGGAAATGCTTTATCAAAAGTATTTTATACACAAAAACCGGCAGAGATAAATATTCAATTACCCGAAGTTAATACAAAAACAATCAGAAACATCATTGATACATCCGATTCGGGTTATTTAGAACCGGAAAAAGTTCAACAATTATTAGATGCTTCCGGTATAAACAGAGCAAAAGAATTTGTATCTGAAACTCTTGAAGATGCCTTACAAAAAGTAAAGGAAATAAATTTTCCTGTTGTAATGAAAGTTGTCGGCCCGGTACATAAATCTGATGTCGGCGGAGTTGTTTTAAATATTAAGAATGAAGAACAATTGAGCAAAGAATTCAAGCGAATGATTCAAATAAAAGATACGACAGCTATTCTAATGCAACCTATGTTAAGCGGAACGGAATTATTTGCCGGTGCAAAATATGAAGATAAATTCGGACATCTTGTTTTGGCCGGAATGGGCGGTATTTTTATTGAAGTGTTCAAAGACGTTTCATCCGTATTATCACCGGTCAGTAAAAAGGAAGCAGAAAAGATGATTAAATCCTTAAAATCCTACAAACTAATTGAAGGCACAAGAGGGCAAGAAGGCATTAATCAAGAGAAATTTGCTGATATTATTATCCGACTTTCAGCATTATTAGAAGCAGCTCCTGAAATTACAGAAATGGATTTGAATCCTTTACTGGGTACATTGAAAGATGTGATTGCTGTTGATGCGAGGATTAGGATTGAAAGATGA
- a CDS encoding VWA domain-containing protein, with product MIFAAPKYFWLLLGLIPVIIWYIYKKRNSQATVKISSLNNIANQKKPIKQYLRHLLFLLRLSVFALLIIILARPQSETYDDEITEGIDIVIALDISGSMLARDFKPNRLEASKDIAIEFINKQEYDRIGLVVFSAESFTQCPVTIDHTVLINMFKDIKQGLIDDGTAIGYGLATAVNNIKESKSKSKIIILLTDGENNAGDIDPLIAADLAAKYDIKVYTIGVGKNGFADMPVQSIFGESIQKVEVKIDEETLKIISEKTGGKYFRATDNMKLKEIYEEIDKLEKDEIREKSQKIREEKFMIFLIPALILFVSEILLRLTIFRNIP from the coding sequence ATGATATTTGCCGCACCGAAATATTTTTGGCTCTTATTAGGTTTAATACCTGTTATTATATGGTATATATATAAAAAAAGAAACTCGCAAGCAACTGTTAAGATTTCTTCCTTAAATAATATTGCAAACCAAAAAAAGCCGATAAAGCAATATCTGCGGCATCTTTTATTTTTATTGAGGCTGTCAGTATTTGCTCTGTTAATTATTATTTTAGCAAGACCTCAATCTGAAACTTATGATGATGAGATAACAGAGGGAATTGATATTGTTATTGCTTTGGATATTTCAGGCAGTATGTTGGCAAGAGATTTTAAGCCAAACAGATTGGAAGCTTCAAAAGATATTGCAATTGAGTTTATAAATAAACAAGAATATGACAGGATAGGTCTCGTAGTTTTCAGTGCTGAAAGCTTTACTCAATGCCCCGTAACAATTGATCATACGGTATTGATTAATATGTTTAAAGATATAAAGCAAGGATTGATTGATGACGGAACAGCAATAGGTTACGGACTGGCAACTGCCGTAAATAATATTAAAGAAAGTAAGTCGAAAAGTAAGATCATTATTTTGCTGACAGACGGCGAAAATAATGCCGGAGATATAGATCCGTTGATTGCTGCTGATTTAGCGGCAAAATATGATATAAAAGTATATACCATAGGTGTTGGAAAAAACGGCTTTGCTGATATGCCTGTTCAATCAATTTTCGGAGAGAGTATTCAAAAAGTTGAAGTTAAGATAGATGAAGAAACTTTGAAAATTATTTCCGAGAAAACAGGAGGCAAATATTTCAGAGCAACTGATAACATGAAACTTAAGGAGATTTATGAGGAAATTGATAAATTAGAAAAAGATGAGATAAGAGAAAAGTCGCAAAAGATCAGAGAGGAAAAATTCATGATCTTTTTAATTCCTGCTTTAATCCTTTTTGTATCAGAGATTTTATTGAGATTAACAATTTTCAGGAATATTCCTTGA
- a CDS encoding class II aldolase/adducin family protein: MAEQYSGIKYKYIEKQSSSPNHNNLHKLKEWCNIFFEKNFAPAYSGGSSGNLSFRSKPGSNLFIITCSHTALSKKMLNSDFSEVTECILEEKIITATGIKPPSSESFMHYLIYKNFPEINAVFHGHSKEIMNKAKQLNLPVTEKELPYGTVELAKSAVNILKTGKFAVLKNHGFISIGKSMKEAGQILLNL; the protein is encoded by the coding sequence ATGGCAGAACAATACTCCGGAATTAAGTATAAATATATTGAAAAACAAAGCTCTTCACCAAATCATAATAATTTGCATAAATTAAAAGAATGGTGTAATATCTTTTTTGAAAAAAACTTTGCACCGGCATATTCCGGCGGATCATCAGGCAATTTAAGTTTCAGGTCAAAACCCGGCAGCAATCTGTTTATTATCACATGCAGCCATACAGCATTAAGCAAGAAAATGCTCAATAGTGATTTCTCTGAAGTAACAGAATGTATCCTTGAAGAAAAAATTATTACGGCAACCGGTATAAAACCACCTTCTTCCGAATCATTTATGCATTATTTGATCTATAAAAATTTTCCTGAAATCAATGCTGTTTTTCACGGTCATTCTAAAGAAATTATGAATAAAGCAAAACAATTAAATTTACCCGTAACAGAAAAGGAACTGCCTTACGGCACTGTTGAATTAGCAAAAAGTGCTGTAAATATTTTAAAAACCGGTAAATTTGCTGTTCTGAAAAATCATGGTTTTATTTCCATAGGCAAATCTATGAAAGAAGCCGGACAGATATTGTTAAATTTGTAA
- a CDS encoding DUF255 domain-containing protein has product MNIRKYTLLFFFIFSILIIRSQIIVEPSPIKWFTVEQADSMFDKIPKPILIDIYTDWCGWCNHMMKTTFSNPGIASYINTNFYPVRFNAEAYDTIYYQNNTYINKGEGNKPKHDFAKFILNSRFSFPTIVYSDTKRNMYQIPGYMNIREIEPLLVYFSEEINYNVNYDDWKILYYFNYSANYKDEIKKTEKNKHPDTLGIINWKSFKEATESCLNDNKPMFIYFYSDWCQSCKITSGMVFTNTIIAKLLNENFHPVMFNAASQTDEIFFGQTLPGTGEGKPHKLVYALLQQSFKFPAFIIIDSKKQKLNEIHGFMLPYQTEVIINYFITGNYKKQKFNEFVKTFKGELNN; this is encoded by the coding sequence ATGAATATACGAAAATATACATTATTGTTTTTTTTTATTTTTTCAATATTAATAATAAGATCTCAAATAATTGTTGAACCAAGTCCAATTAAATGGTTTACTGTAGAACAAGCAGACAGTATGTTTGATAAAATACCTAAACCAATTTTGATTGATATTTATACAGATTGGTGTGGTTGGTGTAATCATATGATGAAGACAACTTTTTCAAATCCGGGTATTGCATCATATATCAATACTAATTTTTATCCTGTAAGATTTAATGCAGAAGCTTATGATACCATATATTATCAAAATAATACTTATATTAATAAAGGTGAGGGAAATAAACCTAAACACGATTTTGCAAAATTCATATTAAACAGCAGATTTTCATTTCCTACAATTGTATATTCAGATACAAAAAGGAATATGTACCAAATTCCGGGTTATATGAATATTAGAGAAATTGAACCATTATTAGTTTATTTTTCTGAAGAAATAAATTATAATGTAAATTATGATGATTGGAAAATCTTGTATTATTTTAATTATTCTGCAAATTATAAAGATGAAATAAAGAAAACAGAAAAGAATAAACATCCTGATACATTAGGAATTATTAATTGGAAAAGTTTTAAAGAAGCAACCGAATCTTGTTTAAATGATAATAAACCAATGTTTATATATTTTTATTCTGATTGGTGTCAGTCATGCAAAATAACTTCAGGCATGGTTTTTACAAATACAATAATTGCAAAATTACTAAATGAAAATTTTCATCCCGTGATGTTTAATGCTGCATCTCAAACGGATGAGATATTTTTCGGACAAACATTACCGGGAACAGGTGAAGGGAAACCGCATAAATTAGTATATGCATTATTACAGCAAAGTTTTAAATTTCCTGCTTTTATAATTATTGACTCAAAAAAACAAAAGTTGAATGAAATTCATGGATTTATGTTGCCTTATCAAACAGAAGTAATAATAAATTATTTTATTACCGGAAATTACAAAAAGCAAAAGTTTAACGAATTTGTAAAAACATTTAAAGGAGAGCTTAATAATTAA